The following proteins come from a genomic window of Methylosinus sp. H3A:
- a CDS encoding ArdC family protein, translated as MNNNMKSNGRASARRDHYQDVTDRIVAALEAGTAPWRRPWDPEKSGGPLSPINAVTGRRYHGINVLLLGMSQFSFASGDPRYCSYKQAKARGWQVRAGEKGTTVFFYKQLRVEDRDAPADGEEHTRNIPLLRAYTVFNGSQIDGIPEFVVPTIEEAPWRRFDAADIILRNSGAVVRIGGDQAFYSPSTDHIQLPPERAFRSPEAYAAVQMHELCHYSGAPSRLNRDLTGRFGSAKYAFEELVALS; from the coding sequence ATGAACAACAACATGAAGAGCAATGGACGCGCGTCCGCGCGTCGCGATCATTACCAAGACGTCACGGACCGCATCGTCGCTGCTCTCGAAGCGGGCACGGCTCCCTGGCGCAGGCCCTGGGATCCCGAAAAATCGGGCGGCCCGCTCTCGCCGATCAACGCCGTCACGGGGCGCCGCTATCACGGGATCAACGTTCTTCTGCTCGGCATGTCGCAATTTTCATTCGCGAGCGGCGATCCCCGCTATTGCAGCTACAAGCAAGCGAAGGCCAGGGGCTGGCAGGTGCGCGCTGGCGAAAAGGGCACGACCGTCTTCTTCTATAAGCAGCTTCGCGTCGAGGATCGCGACGCTCCCGCCGATGGCGAGGAGCACACGCGCAATATCCCTCTGCTTCGCGCCTACACGGTTTTCAACGGCTCGCAGATCGACGGTATCCCCGAATTCGTGGTCCCGACGATCGAGGAAGCGCCGTGGCGCCGGTTCGACGCGGCGGACATCATCCTGCGCAATAGCGGCGCCGTCGTTCGCATTGGCGGCGACCAAGCGTTCTATAGTCCGTCGACCGACCACATTCAGCTACCGCCGGAACGCGCATTCCGATCTCCAGAGGCATACGCAGCTGTGCAAATGCACGAGCTTTGCCACTATTCTGGCGCGCCGAGTCGGCTGAACCGTGATCTCACAGGACGCTTCGGTTCGGCGAAATACGCTTTCGAAGAACTTGTCGCGTTATCTTGA